One Streptomyces umbrinus genomic window, CAGGGTCGTCTGCGAGCGGTAGAGATGCCCGTTGTCGTCGGAGGAGAACAGGTAGCAGTTGGCGCTGTCGCAGATCACCCACATGTCCACCCAGTAGCCGCTGCCGATGTTCTGGCGGATGATGTCCGGCATCGACGAGTAGAAGTGGCGCGGCGCGCTCCAGCCGTTCGGATTGCTGATGTCGGTGTTCGTGGAGTACGACGCGTTGCCGGTCTGGTAGACGAGGTACCACGTGCGCTGCGGAGCGAAGTAGAACACCTGCGGCGCGGCCCGGTACCCGGTGCCTATGGCGCTGCGGTCCAGATAGTGGTGCGTGGCCGAGGAGGCCTGGGACCAGTCGGTGAAGTTCAGGTACACGAGGTTGTAGCCGGACGCGCTCGCGACGCTGGCGAACACGTGCCACCTGCCGTTGTGGTAGACGACCGACGGGTCCTTGAGCCCGGCGATGTTGTGGGTCGAGTCCGGCTTCGGGGACATCAGCACGCCGCTGGAGCTCCAGCTGTAGCTGCCGGGCAACGCTGCGGCATCGGACACGGTCCGCGTGGCGGCGGTGCCGCCCAGCGCGGTCAGCGCCGACTGGAAGGCGGGCTTCTTGTTGCCGCTCCGGTCGAACAGCAGCGGGTTCTCCCCGGCCCGCCAGGAGTCGCTGTCCCGGATGCCCCAGACCGTGATGCCCGTACAGCGTGACACGCTCATGCAGGCCCTCACCGTGTTCGCGTACGCGGTCGTCGGGGCCTGCGCGATGTCCAGTTCGGTGATCTGTACGTCCACGCCGAGCGCGGCGAAGTTCGCCAGCGTGGTCTGGAAGTCGGACGGCGGCCCGCCGGTACCGAAGTGGGCCTGGAAACCGACGCAGTCGATGGGTACGCCGCGTGCCTTGAAGTCGCGCACCATGCGGTAGACACCCTGGGTCTTCGCGGCGCTCCAGTTCTCGATGTTGTAGTCGTTGTAGCAGAGCTTGGCCGCCGGGTCGGCCGACCGCGCGGTGCGGAAGGCCTGCTCGATGAAGCCGTCGCCCAGCAGGTTCTGGAACACCGAGGGCCGGTGCTGGCCGCCGGTGCCGTCGGCGAACGCCTCGTTCACCACGTCCCAGGAGTGGATCCTGCCCTTGTAATGGTTCATCACCGTGGTGATGTGGTTGTTCATCACGCCGCGCAGTGTGTTCGCGTCCGTGATGCCGCTGACCCAGCCGGGCAGTTGGGAGTGCCAGACGAGTGTGTGGCCGCGTACGCGCTGTCCGCGTGCGGTGGCGCGGTTGACGATCTGGTCGGCGGGGCCGAACGTGAACGAGCCGCGGGTCCGCTCGGTGGCGTCCCACTTCATCTCGTTCTCGGGCGTGACCGAGTTGAACTCACGGTCGAGGATCGTCGAGTACGTCCCGTCGCCGAGCTTTCCGGCGGCCACCGCGGTCCCGAAGTACCGCCCCGTCTGGGCTGCTTGGGTGCCCAGGGTGGAGGCCTTGACCTCGGGGGAGTCGGGCGATTCGGGCGGCGCGGCGGTCGCGGTACCGGGTACCACCATGACGGCGGCGGCCAGCAGTCCCAATGCCGAGGCTCGGCGCCGGCTGAGCCGGTTGAGAAGGTTCACGGTTCTCCTCAGTACGGTCGTCGGATGCGGATGCGGATGCGGATGCGGATGCGGGTGGCGGGTGGGCGCCCGTCAGGGCGCGGACAGCTCGAAGCGCTCGACGCGGACCGAACCGCCGAGCGCCTGAGTGGCGTAGTCGAAGAGGGCGAATCGGTAGCCCATGAAGAACTGCCAGCTGTTGCCCATGGTGAAAACGGGCCCCAGGCGGACGAAGTTGGTGCCGTCGGTGCTGTAGGAGAAGGTCCCGGGCCGGGCTGCTCCGGGGCGGATGTCGGCGTTCGCGCGCAGCCAGACGCGGCCCCCGGAGACGTTGGCGCTCGCCATCTCCGTACCGGTGCCGGTGGTGTTCCAACTGCTGTCCATCGTCAGCCCGTTGACCATGACGACTCTCGTCGCACCGCCGTCCCGCCTGACGCCGATCCACGCCGACGAGTCACGCAGCAGCGCGAGCCCCGCCCGGTCGCCGTCGCGCATCGTTGAGTGGTCGAGCTGGATCGTGGCGGTGGACGTTGGGCCCTGGATGCGGTGGGTGAGTGTGTTCCGGGCCCAGTACAGATCGTCGGTGACCGTCGCGGTCCTGAGGGTCAGGCCGTTGCCGACGGTCCATCGGCTGTTGTCCGGGTTGTGGTTCCATTCCCACTTCGGCTTGAGGGCCGTTCCGTCGAACGTGTCGACGCCGGTCATCGGGGTGACCTGCCGGGGCGGGGCCGGGACGACGGGGCTGGGATACGACGCACCCCAGGCTCCGTCGACCAACTGCACGACGGGCCAGCCGTCCGAGGTCCACGTGACCGGCGCCAGGACGGGGATCCGGCCGCCGGGGTACGCGTCCACGAACGCCAGGTAGTACCAGGCCCCGCCCGGTGTCTGGACGAGACCGCCCTGGTGCGGGACCCCGCCGCCGGCGACCGGTCCGCGCAGGTCGAGGAGCACCTGCCGCATCGTGTAGGGCCCGAAGGGACCGCTCGTCGACTTGAGGATGTACTGGCCGTTGGCCGGGCGGGTCAGGAAGATGTAGTGGTTCCCGTTGATCCTGTAGAAGCGTGAGCCCTCCAGGGTGCCGACACTCGACGGCGTGCTGAACACCTGCTGTGCGCGGACCTGGGTGCGTCCGTCCGCGGAGAGCTGGGCCACGCTGATGGTGGTGTTGCCGTACGCCACGTACAGCGTGTCGTCGGTGTCCACGAGCAGCCCCGCGTCGTAGTACGCGGTACCGATGGTGGTGAGTCTGTTCCAGGGGCCCTCGACGGCGGTCGCGGTGTAGATGTACGTCCTGGCGAAGTCGATCTGGCCGAGCCAGTAGAACGTCCGGTTGCTCGGGCGGTAGGCGAGTGACGACGCCCAGATGCCCCTGACATAGCCGTGGGCGCCGTTCAGGTCGTACTTGGACCCGAAGTCCAGCACCGGCACCGAGTGGCCGGCGAACTCCCAGTTGACCAGGTCGTACGAGCGGAGGATGGGCGCCCCCGGTGAGTAGTGCATCGTCGAGGCCGAGTAGTAGTAGGCGTTGCCGACGCGGATGATGTCGATGTCCGCGAAGTCCTGCCAGAGCACGGGGTTGGTGTACGACGCGGCGGCCGAGGAGTTCCGTGCCGAGGTGTGAGCCGCCGCCTGCGCGGCAGCGGTGCCGGGCAGAGCGGCTCCTACGACCAGGCCGCTCGCCGCGCTCAGTGCCTTCCGGCGACTGTGGGGTTGTTCGAGCCATGACATGTCGAACGCTCTCCTTGTGCGGGGGACGAGGAGGTGCGGCGGATCAGCAGGTGCTGTTCGTCTGGGTCAACAGGCCGAGACGATAGGGGAGTTGGGAGTAGTCGCCGCCGGCCGACGGGTTGAGGCCCTGGTAGAGGAACTGCAGACGACAGGGGTTGATCGTCATGGTCTGGTCGTTGCCGGCGCGGACGAGTTCGCCGTGGCTGATGTCCTTGGTCCAGGCGCCGGAGGGGAACGTCACGTTGGTGGCACGGGCGAACGGGTTGGCCTCGGTGGCCGCCAGCGGCTGCCACTGGCCGGTGAGTCCCTGGGCCGTGAAGGAGCGGTAGTACCGCCTGCCGTCGCCGGCGAAGGCCTCCCACAGCAGCAGATGGGTGTTCGTGCCCTGTACGCGGTAGACGGCGCCGCCCTCGAACAGGGCGAACTTGGAGTCCTGGAGCACGAGTTGGGTGTTGCGGAAGCCGCCCGGGAACTCGCCCACGCTGGTCTCGGAGCGGTACACATGGCCGTTGTCGTCCGCGGAGAACAGGTAGCACATGGCGCTGTCGCAGATGGTCCAGTAGTCGAGCGTGCCCGACGGGGCGGCGTTCTGGAACGTCCTGGGCGCCGACCAGCTCTGCGGGTTGCCCGGGTTCGTGCTCGTGGAGTACGAGGGCGGGCCGGTCTGGTAGACGAGGTACCACAGGTTCTTCGGCGCGAAGTAGAAGACCTGTGGGGCGGCCCGGTAACCGGTGCCGATGTTGGGGTTGGTGTCCAGGTACGTGAGCGGGGCCGCCGAAGCCCCCGACCAGTCGGTGAAGCTCGTGTAGGCCAGGCTCCAGGAACCGGCCGTGTTCGCCGTCGTCATGAAGACGTGCCACTTGCCGTTCGCCTGGACCACCGTCGGGTCCTTGACGGAGACGACGGGGTGACTCGCGTCGGGCTTCGGGGAGATCAACTGGCCGCTGGACGACCACGTGAAGCTGCTCGGAAGTTGCGCCGCGACCACCGATTCCTTCGGAGGCGGAGCGGAGTACGACCGCGTGGGAACGGCGAGCAGCGACATCGCCAGGCCCAACAGGAAGACCATGGCCGCGCGACGGGCGTGGTGGATGTGGTGATGGCGCGGGCGTAAGCCGTGTACGAGTGCGGGCATGCGGGCTCCCAAGGGAGGTCGGGGCTCGCCGCACGAACGCCAGGTGCGCTCTTCGTCCGGAACAGTGGCGTGTGGGGAGAGCCTTGCCGGTACGGGTGATGCGGTGATGCGGGTGCTGTCGTGCCCGGTTCGTGCGGCGGGCGCATGAACCGCTGCGGCCAAGTCTTTGTTCGTGCAGTCGAACATCGACCGGCCAGTTGGACGTCTTGGATGATAGGAGCCTCACCAGGAGCGTCAATACCTCTCGCATCATTCGGCTTCCGGGCCGCATCTTTCGGTGTGGTCTCGCGGGGCCCCCGGAGCTCCCTCCCGCCTCGGGATCCACCTTCGTGTCACGCCCTTCCCGGCCTGGGAACGCGAGTCGTGATCAAGTCGGAACATGGTGAACTCGTGAAGGATTGACGAGAGTTGTGAAAGGTGACAAGAATTCGGATCACTCCACTCCGCTGCGTCTCAAGCGAGTGAAGTGGCGCGAGTGACTCGGTCGCGCACGCCTTCGTTGCGTCCTCCCGCGTCGGTCACATGCGCTCAGCCACCTCCCACACATTTCGATCCACAGAGGCCCATTTTGTCGCGTTCGCAACAACCCAGAATTCCGGCTGCCCTCGCAGCGTCCGCTTTCCTCGCAGTCGCCGCCGTGCCCGTGTTCGGGGCGGGCGTCGCAAACGCCACGCCCGGCGGGACGTGCCAGTCGGCCACCGTCCAGTACCGTCTCGTCGGCGCCGACGGAGGTGTCGTGGGCGAGGACTGGACCTCGCAGGGCGGATTCCGTTCTTGGGACACCATCCCCGGGCCCGTCGAGGTCCGGCTGGCCCCCGGGCAGAAGGTCGCGGACGGCTGCAAGTACCCCGTCTCCCTCGCCGAATACACCACCGAGGGGCCGAACTGGGCCACTTCCGGTCGCCAGACCATGGTGGACAAGGCCACCGTCTACCTCACCGCCGATGACGTGGCCGGTGACGACGACGCGAAGCGGACCTGGCAGAAGCTGGCCGTGAAGGTGCCCGACTGCTACGGCCAGATCGACCTGTACGGCGACGACGTCGCGTACGACGGCAAGACGGGCGAGGGGCACGGCCCCGCTCCCTACCAGCCCGACGGCGTCAACACTCCGTACCACCTCATAGCGGCGTGGAACGGAGGCGAGAAGGAGTGCGCCGACAGCCCGCCGGACTCGCCCAGCCCGACCCCGACCCCTTCGGAGCCGACCCCGTCGACTCCCGCGGGCAGCACTCCGCCCGCGGAGGAGACGACTCCGCCGCCCACCCCCAAGCCCTCGGCGACGCCTCCCACGACGCCGGACGTGCCGCCGCTGTCGTCGAAGCCGCCCACCACCCCGGAGCCGTCGTCCAGTGACAGCACGCCGCCGCTGGCGGAGACGGGCGCCGGCGCGCCGGTCGGCCTGATCGCCGGTGGCGCCGCCGTGGTGATCGCCCTGGGCGCCGGTGTGGTGTTCGCGGCCCGCTCGCGTCGCTCATGACGGACGTGCACGGGATCGTCCTCGTGCCGTAGCGCACACCTAAGGCTCCGTCTCCCGGTTGGCACCATCCGTGCCGGCCGGGAGGCGGAGCTGTTGCCCCGAGGGGCCACGTCACGTTCAGGGGGCGATGCCCACGCCGTTGATCCGGCTCCAGGACTTCTCCTGGGCGGCGGTCATGGCAGGCCAACGCAGCCCGTCCGGGCGGGGGTTGACCCGTGTGGCGTACGAACGGGGGTAGAAACCCGGGTCGTAGAAACAGCCCGTGCCGTACTTCTTGTCGAACGCACCGCAGGATGCCGCGAGCGACTTCGGCGTCGGCTTCTTTCCGGTGCGTACCCAAGTGCTGAGAGCGAAGATGGAGTTGGCGTACTCGGAATTGCTCAGCCCACTGTGTTCGCTTTCCCGGGTGAAGGTCTGCACGAGCTTCTTGTCCCGGTGCGAGCCCCGAAGGCTGTCGCGGTAGGCCGCCTCGTGCTCGATGAACGCCGTCGGATCGTCGATGGCGTGGAGCGTGAGGACGGGAATCGAGACCTTGCCCGTGAGGTCACTGTCGTACGACAGATCGCGAACGGCGGTCGGTTCCGCGGAGAACCGTTCGACGCCCGCGTTGAGAGCCTTGTCGTCATGGGACCCGGAATAGCGAACGCCCTTGTTGCTGAACGGATTTCGCCCGCCGAGCCGGGTGTGCACGATGTCGCGGAAGGTGAACGTCGCGAACCGCAGATGCGATTCCAGGGTGCGCTCCGGAATACCCGTGACCGCGAGGATGTCGTCCAGATTGCGCTGCTGCAGAGCGGTCCGCTCCCCTGCGGGGGAGTCGAATCCCGTGCATTCCTGCAAGCGAGCCCGCAGCCCCGCGCTCGTCATGGTCGAGGTCGCGCGCAGCCCCTCCCACAGCGGGTACTGCGGCTCGGTGGGACGAGGGTGGTTCTGGCAGTAGTACTGGTAGACCACCCGCAGGTCCACGCGGTAGTCGTAGCCGCGCGAGCCGCCGCCGAGCACGCCGTTGGTGAGCAGGGTGCCGTCGTACGGGCCGTGCTTCTTCGCGCCGTACGTCTCCACGACCTTCGCGGCGACGTTGCCGCCCCAGGACTGGCCGTGCACATAGGTCCGCCTCGGCTTGTCGAACTCCTCGACGAACAGGCGGCGCAGATTCTCGGTGTCGGCGGCGGCCATCCGCGTTCCGTAGCCGCCGCGGCGATACGACGAGCCGGCCCACGCGTAGCCTTCGTCGACCATCACCGACCAGCGTTCCAGATCGCCGATGCTGCGGTCCGGGTCGGAGTCCGCGCCGAGGTCGGGGCCTCCGTGCGCGTGCATCACGAGCGAGCCGTTCCATTCCTTCGGGACGGCGATCGCGTAATAGGCGCCGTTGGAATCCTGCCCGGTGTAACAAGTGGCCTTTCCGGTCAGGGTGGTTGGGCACTCCACGGAAGCAGGTCCGCCCGCAGCTTCAGAGGCGGAGGAGGCAGACGTCGGTCCGGCGAGTGTGCCGACGAGAATTCCCGCGACGCCCGCGGCGATCGCGGCACGGCGGCGTCGAAGTCCTTTGGTCCCGTTGTGGATTTCACGGATCCCCGACGTTCCGAGTCTCGGCCGGTCCATGGGCGTGCTCCTTCTCCTCATCGGCGCACCGTTGCGCGGCGGGGCCGATGCTAAGGAGAGGCCGGGTGAAAACCCATGGCTTGATCATTGCGTTCATAGTGTTCATCCGGCGGTGACCGCAGGCCCGCCGGGCAGCGGCGGGTATTCCTGCGGTCGGGACCGCCGATTCAGTTCACGAGAGCCAGTCCGTGTAGCGGGTGGGCGCGATGTGGGCGTCCTTCGGGGCGATGAGGACGGCACCGCGGACGGCCGCGAACATGCCCGCGCTGTCGTCGGTCGTGACCGTGCGGCCGTCCGGGTGGGCGTCCAGCGTGATCCTGCCGAGCTCGTCGAGCCGGTAGACGTCGGGGCCCGCGACATTGCGGATGCCCCGCAACGGGGTGCCCGCGGCGACCTCGGCGACCGTGGCGGCGACGTCCTTGGCCGCGATCGGCTGGATCGGTGTGCTGGGCAGCCGGACGGTGTCGCCGTCGGTGGTCCAGGACAGGACCGCGTCGACGAACTCCATGAACTGGGTGGCCCGGACGATCGAGTGGGGGACCGGCCCGGCCTTCAGCACGTCCTCCTGGAGGACCTTGGCCCGGTAGTAGTCCAGCTCGGGCACCTGGTCCACGCCGACGATCGAGAGGATGACGAAGTGCTGGGCGTCGCTCTTCTGGGCGGCCGCGAGCAGGTTGTCCATCGAGGTCTGGAAGAACGCCGGGGAGGCTTCGTCGAAGGTCGGGGAGTTCGTCAGGTTGATGACGGTCTCGGCGCCCTCCATGGCCTGTTCCAGGCCCTTGCCCGTGATGACATCGATTCCGGTGGACTGGGAGTGGGGCACCGCGTCGTGCCCGGCGTCGTTCAGTTTCGTGACGACCTGCGAACCGATCAGTCCGGTACCGCCGATCACTGCGAACTTCATGACACGGCCTTTCGGTCGGGGGCTGTCGCTCGACATGCCAATCGCTCCCGATTCGGGAGGGACCGTACAAACGGTAGAGGAAGGTTCCAGCAGCCGCTCGGCATCCGGTGAGTGCCGACAGCCGGCCATGGCGGGTCAGCGCAGATGCTTCTCGAAGAAGTCCATCGTCGTCTCCATCGAGGCAGGCCACTGCGGGGCGAACGTGTGGTGCTCGCCCTTGTACTTCACCAGTTCGACGTCCTTGCCCGCCTTCTCGAACGCGGCGGTGGTCCGCTCCGACCAGACGATGGGGCAGCTCTCGTCGGCGGTGCCGTGGTGGATGAGCAGCGGTTCGGTCACCCGGTCGACGTAGGTGATCGGGGAGGCTTCCTTCCAGAACTTCGGGTTCTCCTCAGGGGTGCCGTGCGTCTTGTCGATCTGGGCGACGACCGGGTCGCCGTCGCCGCGCTGGAAGTGGTCGATGTTCTCGTCCGGACGAGAGCTCACGGGGGCGAACACCACGGCGGCGTCGACCAGACCCGGCGCGACGACCAGCGTGTTGTACACGACGCCACCGCCCATCGACCGCCCCAGCAGACCGATCCGCTCACCGTCGATCTCCGGACGCCCCGACGAGCGCAGTGCCATGACGGCGCCGATCGTGTCCTCGGTGTAGCCGAGGCGCAGGTTGACGTCATTGTCCGGGTCGTCGTCGGAACCCGCGTGGTTGCGGTAGTCGGTGTGCAGGACCACATAGCCGTTGCGGGCCAGCAGCTCCTGCTCCCGGGCCAGTCCGCGGCCGCTGGTGTAGACGGCCGGGTCGATGTACCCGTGCGCCAGTACCAGCGCGGGGAACGGCCCCTTGCCCCTGGGAATGTTCATGATCCCCGAGATCGTCAGCCCGTTGGCCTCGTACGTGACCGCGTACTGGGTGTACGCGTCGGTCCGCACGCGTACGTTCCCGAGCTTGAGGTCGGAGCCCCGGTGCTCGCGCTGGATCAGCCCCGGGATCGACACGGGGTTGGCCGGAGTCGGGGTGGGCGTCGCGCTGGGTGTCCTGGCGGAAGCGCGGGCCGAGGTCGGCGGACTCGTGGGCCCGGTGTCGCCGTCGCCGTCCCCGGTGCAGCCGACAGCGGCCACCAGCACCAGCCCCGCGGCACCACAGGCCATGCTCCGAAACCGCATACGGCCAGTATCCCCCCGATCGGCCGCTACGAGCGGTGCCGTACGGGTTCTCGACGGGAGCGGACCGAGTCCGAGCAGGGCACGGCGGGACCGCCGCCGGGTAGGGCACGACCCCGCGGCCGTCCATCAGCCCGGGACGGCGGCCGCTCCGCTGGTAGTGGCCTGGCCCCCCGTGCCGGAGAAGATGACCCCGGGTTCGGAGGGAGCCTGGTTCAGTACCCACAGGCCGATCAGGGTGGCGAGCGTGAAGACGACCGCGATCAGGACCGCTAGCACGAGCCGACGACGCCGCTCGCGCCGCAGCCAGTCGCCGCGGGCCGTGCGGTAGGCGTCGGGGGCCGGGTGCACCCCGCCGGCCAGCGCCTCCAGGGCCTCGCGCAGCTCTTGTTCCGTCCGGTCCGGCTCGTGTTCCATGCGGTCCGGAGAGGTGTCGTTCATCGCCGGGCCTCCATCGCCTGGGTCAGGGCGGCGATGCCGCGTGCGGTGTGTGTCTTGACCGATCCGCAGGAGATTCCCATCGCGGCGGCTATCTCGCTCTCCTTCAGGCCGAGCCAGTGGCGCAGCACGAGCGCTTCGCGCTGCCGCGCGGGCAGTTGCTGCAGCGCGTCGATCAGTACGCGCTGGTCGTCGTGGAGCAGTGCGGTGCTCTCGGCGGAGGCCACGACATCGCTCGGCGGGTTCTCGACGTGCTTGCGCGCGACCTGGAGGTGGCGTATTCGCATCCGGGTCAGATTGCACACCGTGGACCGCAGATAGGCCTCCGCTGCCTCGGAGTCCCGCAGTCGGCGCCACTTTCGGTAGATCTGGTAGTACGCCTCGGCCACGACGTTCTCCGGATCGTCGGCGCCGAGCAGCACGGCCAGGCGCAGCATCGAGGAATAGTGCACCTCGAAGAGCCGGGCCAGTGCGGCTTCCCGTTCCAGGTCGACGGGATCGCCGACCGCGGGGGACAGGGGTGTCGTCTCCTCGGGCGCCCCTTCGCGTACGCCGTCGGGGCGGGACTCCTGGTCGAGGCCGGTCCGGTCCGCGCCCGGCGGCCGGGCCGTCGCCGCGCGCGGAACGCGTGGCTCGGGGACGGCGGCCGGAACGGCCTGCGCCACCGTCGAGCGGGTGTGCTGTCTGCGTCTCACGGGTTGGTGGCTCCCGTCTCGGGGCGGTGCCTGACGGTCAGGCGTGGCGGTAGGTCGGTGACATCGGCGCCGCGTGGGACGCCGAGACGTTCGAGGGCCGCGGTGCCGACCAGGGCGACGGCCAGATTGAGGACCAGGGCCGCGAGCCCGGCGTAGATCTCCAGCGGCCGGTCGGCGGAACCGAAGGCCACGATGGACGAGAATCCCTCGCGGACCACCAGGAACGTGCCGGCCGTCATGCCCACGGCCCACCCGGCGATCAGCGCCCGCGGGTGCATCCGACCGGTGAACAGCCCGACGGCCACGGCGGGGAAGATCTGCAGAATCCATACGCCGCCGAGCAGTTGGAGGTTGATCGCGTCCTGGTCGCGCAGCCCGAACACGAAGGCCACCGCCCCCACCTTCGCGGTGAGCGAGACCGCCTTGGCGATACGCACCTGGCGTTTGGGCGTGGCGGTCGGCTGGACGTACTCGACGTACACATTGCGTACGAAGCAGGTCGCGGCGGCGATCGACATCACGGCGGCCGGGACGAGCGCCCCCACGACGATGGCGCCGAACACCAGCCCGGCCAGCGGCCCCGGCATCAACCGGTCGACCAGCATCGGCACGGCCGCCTCGGCGCCTCCCTCAGGCGCCTGAACGCCCGCCGCGAGGGCCGCGACGCCGAGGAAGCCGAAGAGCGCGAGCAGGCCCGTCCAGGCGGGCAGGGCCACGGCGACCTTGCGCAGGGTGCGCGGGCTGTCGGCGGCGAATCCGGCGGTGAGCACGTGCGGGTACATCAGCAGGGCCAGCGCCGAGCCCAGGGCGAGGGTGGCGTAGGCGGGCTGCTGCTCGGGGGAGAGGAGCAGGGCGGAGTGCACCGTGTCCGTACCGCCGAGCCGTTGTGCGGCCCGGTCGAAGAGCGGGCCGGGGCCGCCGAGCCGGTGCAGGACCAGCCAGCAGACGGCGGTGAGCGAGACGAAGACGGCCACCGCCTTGAGCGCGGAGATGACCGCCGGTGCGCGCAGCCCGTGCCGGTACGTCGCCACCGCGAGACCCGCGAAGAGCGCCACCATCACCAGATCCCCCGCCGCGCCGCGCGGATAGACACCCCCGGCGGTCAGCACCGCTCGTATCCCCAGCAACTGCAGCGCCAGATACGGCATCGTCGCAAGGATCCCGGTGAGCGCGACGACCAGGGCCAGCGGCGGCGAACCGTACCGTCCCCGGACGAAGTCGCCCACGGTCACATAGCCGTGGCGGCGGGCCACCGCCCACAGGCGGGTCAGCAGGACGAAGGCCAGCGGACAGACGATCACCGTGTACGGGACCGCGAAGAAGGCCGGCGCCCCGTTGCCGTACGCCAGGCCGGGGACCGCGGTGAAGGTGTACGCGGTGAAGATCGTGCCGCCCAGCAGCAGCCAGGTCCACACCGGACCCAGGCTCCGGTCGGCCAGCGCCCAGCCCTCCAGGGACGGCAGCCGGTCGGTGGGGCGCAGACGGCGCGCCGTGACGGCGAGCAGCGACGCTCCGCCGATCACGGCGAGAAACGTCGCGGTCATGGCGACATCCGCCATGGGTCACCGTCCTTGGTGTGCCTGTGCCCTTGCCGGAGAGTTGCGCGGGCACCCCACTCGGAGGACAGGGAACCGGCGGGAAATCTTCTGGAAATTCGCTGTCAACCAGTTCCGGCCGGTGGGCAACTCTTGCACAGACCGACAAGCACGGGGAGAGGAGCGCAGGTCATGGCACCCACGGGTCATCACCGGCTACGGCGCGTCGCGATCGCCGTACTGCTCCTCGCGCCCGCCGCCGGTCTGCTGTGGGTCCCCTGGTACGCCGGCGAGAGCCCACGGCTCGCCGGGACGCCGTTCTTCTACTGGTACCAGCTCGCCTGGGTGCCGGGCTGCGGCCTGTGCCTCCTGGCCGCGTACGCGCTGACCAGGCACGACCGCCACGATCCCTAGGCGTACGTACGACCGCCACGGCCCCTGGCTCGTACGCGTTCCACAACCCGCACCGCCGACCCGTACGCATCCGTACCACCACACATCACCGTAGAGGTGAGGAGCCGCCATGCCCACGTCAGTCATGCCCGAATCCGGTCGCCCGGCGCCGGAAGAGCCGCCGCCCGCACGTTCCCGGATGACACCGCGGTCGATGCTGCTGTGGGCCGCGGTCGCCCTGATCGGCGCGATCGGCTGGGGTGTCCTCGCGCTGGCCCGCGGCGAGGAGATCTCCGCGGTCTGGCTGGTGGTGGCCGCCCTCGGCTCGTACGCCATCGCCTACCGCTTCTACTCCCGCTTCATAGCGCGGCGCGTACTGAAGCCCGACGACCGGCGGGCCACCCCCGCCGAACGCCTGGAGGACGGAGTCGACTTCCAGCCGACCGACCGCCGGGTGCTTCTTGGCCATCACTTCGCGGCGATCGCAGGCGCCGGGCCGCTGGTGGGGC contains:
- a CDS encoding sodium:solute symporter family protein — its product is MADVAMTATFLAVIGGASLLAVTARRLRPTDRLPSLEGWALADRSLGPVWTWLLLGGTIFTAYTFTAVPGLAYGNGAPAFFAVPYTVIVCPLAFVLLTRLWAVARRHGYVTVGDFVRGRYGSPPLALVVALTGILATMPYLALQLLGIRAVLTAGGVYPRGAAGDLVMVALFAGLAVATYRHGLRAPAVISALKAVAVFVSLTAVCWLVLHRLGGPGPLFDRAAQRLGGTDTVHSALLLSPEQQPAYATLALGSALALLMYPHVLTAGFAADSPRTLRKVAVALPAWTGLLALFGFLGVAALAAGVQAPEGGAEAAVPMLVDRLMPGPLAGLVFGAIVVGALVPAAVMSIAAATCFVRNVYVEYVQPTATPKRQVRIAKAVSLTAKVGAVAFVFGLRDQDAINLQLLGGVWILQIFPAVAVGLFTGRMHPRALIAGWAVGMTAGTFLVVREGFSSIVAFGSADRPLEIYAGLAALVLNLAVALVGTAALERLGVPRGADVTDLPPRLTVRHRPETGATNP
- a CDS encoding DUF3311 domain-containing protein codes for the protein MAPTGHHRLRRVAIAVLLLAPAAGLLWVPWYAGESPRLAGTPFFYWYQLAWVPGCGLCLLAAYALTRHDRHDP